CATGCTCGGCCCCTTTCCAGCGCGCGCCCGTTGGGCCCACCTGCCCAATCTCCGGCGCAGACATCAACGCGTCATACAGCGCTTCCAGCGCTCCCGCTCCCACCGCTACATCGTCATTGAGAAAACATAGCGCCGCCCCCTCGGCCATCTGCGCTCCCATGTTCCACGAGCGGGCCACACCGGCGTTTACACTGTTGAGGCAATATTTGTCGATGCTCTCGTGCGTACGCACGAACTCGATCAACTCGGGGTCGTTGCCGTTGCAGATCACGATCACCTCAACGGACATCGTCACATGCTTGCGCAAATCGTGGAGCACCTCGCGAATCGTGTACTTCGGCATGAAGAACCGCTTGGCATTGACCGGACGATTGAGATGGAGGACCGGAATAATCACACTCAAAACTGGCGCACACCTGTTCTCGTTCACTGTGCCAACTCCTCAAGTCTGACCCAGAAGGCATCCTCGACATCACGGTAGGATTCGGGATCGGCAAGATCCATGTCGAACGACAAAGCGCCCACATTCTCATTGCCAATAATCCGGCACCCGCACAACGCCGCCTCCGCCACGACACGGCCTTGCGGCTCCGGCCAGCGCGGAAGAAACACGAAATTCCTCGCACGATTCATATAACACGGTACCTCATCATAGGACACATGACCGAGATGCCGGCCAAAGTCAGGCTTGACGCCCGGAGCACAACGGCCGATCAAGTGAATGTCTGTATGCCCATACCGTTCTCGCATGGCCGCCAAGCCCTTGGCCTCCCCGACAACTCCAACGAAGAGATACTCGATGTCGCGCACACGGCCTTCGTTGACAAACCGGCTGGTATCGATCATTGGCTTCAGAATATAGCTCGGCGGCAACCGATGGCTGCCCAAGAGCGACTCTGTAATCCGACGATGCAAGGGCGACAGATACACGTTAAGCACGGACTGTTCGTACAAGCGACGCACTATCGACTGCTGGACAAAGCACTCATGAGTCCAATCCCGCATCATGAACTGCCGGACCACGTTCAACCCAGGCTTCACCGGACAGCCATCCGGCCTGTCGCCGGAACAGGGCAGGTACGGCAGGTTGCAGACATCCGCATAGGCATTAGTCAAATGCACGAAGGGAGCGCGAGCCATGGCCTCCTCAAGAAACGCCATTCCGAATGCCCGCCACGCACCTAATGACTTCACACTATGCGCATGATTGAAGACGTCGATGAAGAGACTCAGATGAGGGGAATGGTGCAAGGACCGACGTCTTGGCCGCACGGCGGATAATCGGATGTCATAGCCGAGACGCTCCCCAACCTCCAGCAAGCGGCGGCTAATCATTTCCCCCCCGCCGTTATAGACGCGGGGATCAAGGAAAGAAATCACATTGACACGCATTGTGTGACTATACCCGGCGAGCCGACCGGGCTCTCTGCCTAGACAGGGCCAATATCATCCACATCGATCTCAACGGCCGCGGCTTGCTGAATCAGCCGAACTCCGATGACCAACCGATGCCGCTTCTCTTTCCGCAAGAGGAGGCCATGCACACCTCGCAACGGCCCCCGCACCACTTCCACCATCATGCCCTCATGGAGATATGGATGGGGATCATACGGCAGGACACTGGTCATGAGAGTCTTCAAGGCTTCAATCTCTTCATCTGGAATCTGCTCGGGACGGTGCCCACTCCCGACCACTTCGACCACGCCGGAAATCTTCTGTACGGGAAGCCGGTCCTGCTGCGAAAATTTGACGAAGCAATAGCCTGAAAACAGCGGAACTTCGATCTCCTTCTTGCGATCCTTCCACTGACTCAGCCGCTTCACGGTCGGCAGCAACGGTTCAATCCCCTGCTTTTCCAGCTGATCCCGCACCAGCTTCTCGTGACGCGACTTCGTCCGAAGCGCATACCACTGAGATTGAGATGAGGTCTCACACACAGCTTCGCCCTCTCACTTACAGTGAACACAAAAAACTACCCGAGCGTACAGCCCACTCAGGCCGTCGGTCCGAGCGCGAGCACCTTGCCGTTCGGAACCTGATACTGCACCAGCATTTCACCTAGTTCACGCGACCGATCGAGATCGGCGAGCACCACGGCGTCGAACGCCCACTCTTGCAAGACACGCGGATGCGAGACGGGATACGAGAGAAACGTTTCAACCGTCCCGTCACTCACAAACCCGACTAACTCCAGATCCATTTCCCGCAACGAAAGATAGGCCATTTCTGCAAATTCGCTCGTTCCAAAAATCACAATCCGCCGACCTCCCACCACAGTGACCCGAGACAGGACATCACGCAACCGGGCGCGCATGTCCCGATAGTGCGACAGGGAGTACTGCATGTAGAGGTACGTGAGACGGGATTTTTCGGCAAATCCTTGCGGCGTCAGCAGATAGCGAATCCGGTGTGATGGGATGGTCGTGACCTTGACGTATCCCTTTCTCGCGAGACGCTTCACGTATAGATTCGTGAGACCGAGTGCCACGCCTAATTTGATGGCGAGGGACCGTTGCGTGATCGCACCGTCCCGCTCCAATTCCGTGAGCAGAATAAGGTCTCGTTGTCCCTGAAGATTCATCTCATTGAGAGGCTCCACCAAAAAACGTTCATGATATGAACACAATTAGGAGAGGGAGTCAAGGCAGAATTCCACAATAGGTAGATATATCAACAACGTGAGGGGGGATAGTGGCCGAGAGTCAGTGGCGACTAGACATGGTGAATCGTTAACGGCTGGACAGACCGCACCACAGCGCCGAGTCGAGCCGCAACGTCCGCAACGGTAAATCGATCCAAACAATCCCAATAGGGACAGGCCTCACCGATGCACTTCTCACAGGTCGGCACATCTGGGCGAAGCAGCACGCCGCGTCCCAAGGGTTTCCAACGGGTCGGCAGATTGTTTCGGCGCGGATCAAACAAGCTGACCGTCGGAACACTGAGAGCCGCAGCCAGATGGGCCGGCCCGGTTGCACCCGACACTACCACGTGCGCGGCCCCAATCACTGCCATCAATTCCCGAACTGTAAGCTGTCCCATGAGATTGCTGATGCCCGGATGGAGGACGGCGCCGTCCAACGCCTCGCGTTGGAATTGATCGCGTTCGACCGGGCTACCGGTCAACACTACCGCGTACCCTTGTTGCGCCAACATCTGGGCAAGGTCCCGATAATGCACCGGCCGCCAATGCCGGGCCGACACCCCGCCAGGGTGAATCACGACTCGCGGCATGACCGTGCCACTCCAGTGCCGCTCCCCGCCAGCTCGCTCGGCATCGGTGAGCCGGAGCACCGGCGCGACCACAGACAACGGCGTCAGCCGAAGCCCCTTGAGCATCTCCACGTTATAGTCAGACTCATGCTTCTGAAAACTGCTGCGGTGTTCATACACCCAGCGATTCGACAACACGCTCTGCCACCGAAAGCCCGTCGCTACACGAAGCGGAACGCCGGCCCGCCAGGCCGCCCACATCAAGCGCCGGAACGGCTTGAGGAAAATGACCGCATCGATTCCGCCTGAAAAAGCCTGCATCATGTCTGGGATCGCTGCCTGCAACGACACCGTTCGCACATAATCAATGTCGGGATGGTGCTCTAAAATCGGCGCCGCCACGGGATTCGCCAGCACGCCAATGCGAACGCCTGGTATCAATTGTCGCAATTGCGTCGCGACAGGAAGTGAGAGCACCAAATCCCCGATCCCGTCCGGACGCACGATCAGCACATTCATCGTGACACCGCACGGCAGGACTGTTGGGACACCACGGCCGCCACGACCTGTTCGGGAGTAATCGATTCGAGACATTCCATCGGCACCGCATGGCGGCAGACACGACTGAAGCAGGGACGGCATGGCACGTCATGAGTCAAGACGGTATGTCCCGCTCCGTACGGACCGGTACGCACCGCGCTGGTCGGCCCGAAAATCGACACCACCGGCCTCCCCACTGCCGCAGCCACATGCATCGGCCCTGAATCGTTCGTGATCAACGCACAGGCTTTCGACAACAGGGCCGGCAACAATCCAATCGGCGTCTCGCCGGTCAGATCGATAACAGGACAAGCCGCCAGGCTCTGCACCTGCCCGCTGGTCTCCCGCTCGTCCGGTCCGCCGATCACCACCAGCGGTCCAATGCCTCTGGCTGCCAATTGAGTCGCCACGGCGGCAAACGATGCGGCAGGCCAGCGCTTAGTCGGCCAACGCGCGGAGACGTTCATGGCCACCCACGGTGCATCCAGATCAATCCCTTTGCGTCGGAACAACTCTCGCAACGTCGTCACATCCTGCGACAGCAATCTGAATCGGAATTGCGGCGCATCCTTGACCGGCACGCCCAGCTCCGCCGCAATCAGCAGGTATCGCTCCACAGCATGCATCTCGGAAGTCGATACCGCCACTCGATGCGTGTACCACCATGGACTCCCTTCACGTCCGTTAGCAAACCCCACTCGTTGAGTGCATCCGGTGATCCGAGCCACCAGCGCACTGCGCAAGAGTCCTTGCAGATCGACAACAAGATCGAACCGCTGCGCCCGCAACGCCAGAGCCTGACCGACCCATGATGCTAGAGTGGGATCGACCGGCCACACAGCATCGACGCCTTCGATCCGTTGCACGACCTCCGCCCATTGACGCTTCACCAGCCAGGTCAAATGCGCGGAAGGCCAGCGTTGCTTGAACGCGGCAACCACCGGCATGGTGTGCACAATGTCGCCGAGCGAACTCGGCTTGATCAGCAAAATTCGTCGAGGCTCAGCCATCGATATCATTTACGACGTCCCCTCGCCGACTGGTAGTTTCTGCTCCTGTGCCCCGGCATCGGCCAGAATCCAGGTCACCGCCTCATCGAGTGACGGCGCAACGACTGCCGCGGCCTCGCCGGACTCCGTCTTAGCTAGTGCCCCATGCGCACTGGTGGTGACCCACACGCGCTTCGCACCCACCCGCTTGGCCAACTCCATGTCTTTGGCATGGTCCCCGATGAGGTACGATCGGGACAGGTCGATTCCCAACTCGCGCACGGCCCGGTCGATCATTCCCGTCTCAGGTTTCCGGCAGCGACACCGCTCGTCCGGATGATGCGGACACACATAGATCGCATCCAATGAAGCCCCCGCGTCATGCAACAATCGCCGGAGCTTCGCATGAATCGCATCGAGGTCGGCGGCAGAAAACAATCCACGCCCGACACCCGATTGATTCGTCACCACCACCAGTCGAGCTCCCGCGTGCGTCAGCCTGGCCAGCGCGGCGCCGACACCGGGAAACAATTCGAACCGATCTGGAGAACCGATGTACCCGGGATCGGGATTCAACGTCCCGTCACGATCGAGAAACACCGTCACGCCTTGCAAGGGGGAGAAACTGGTGACGGTCGGCGCAGGCGTCGCCGCAGCCGCCGGTTGAATAGTCTGTGCCAGCTGCCCAGCCGCAGCCTGCGTGACCATGTCTACCGTGACGCCGGTCATACAGCGATGATCGATGGGGCACTCCCGTAACAGACAGGGCGCACAGTCCACCGGCTGTCGGACAATCGACGCCTCTTGCCCATATGGCGCCGTGGTTTTCCAATCGGTGGGACCGAAGACAGCCACCACCGGCACCGCAAACGCCGCCGCCATGTGCATCGGCCCAGTATCGTTGGTCAGTAATATGGTGCAGCGCTTGGTCGCGGCCATCAGTTCACGGATATTCGTCCGTCCCGACAAAACCGCTGACCGTACAGTGAGACGATCTGCCACTGATTGGCCCAACGCTTCTTCGCCCTTGGCCCCGAGAATCACGACTGAGACCGGCCGCCGCTGTCCTTGTTCAATCTGACGGCACACCCGCAGCGCCGCCTCCGCATATCGTTCCGGCAGCCATCGCTTGGCACTTCCATACGTCGAACCAGGATTCACACCGACAATCAGATCCTCCCGCCCCACTCCACTCTCCGTCAAACGCTCATCCATCGCACGAATTTCATCAGCAGAAACCGTCAGTGCCGGAACCGTCGGTGCGCCGGTCACGCCAAGCGGCTTCAACAGGTCCCAATAATAGTGTACTTGATGCACCAACGTGGCGCGATCGGGACGCGCGACGGGATCGGTCAGCAGAAACGCACGCCCGTCGGTACCATAGCCATACCGGCGGCGGATACCGGCGAGCCACGCGATCAACGCCGCCTCAAACGCATTTTGGAACAACACCGCCAGATCGAACCGCTGCCGACGCAGCAGACCCGCCAGCGTCCATTTCCCCGACAGCCCCGCATGAATTCCGCGATCATCGTAGACCAACCGGCGATCGATGCCCGGATAGGCAATAAACAGCTCAGCAATGGCCGGCTTCGCGAGCAAGGTAATTTCCGCCTTAGGGAAAAGCGCTCGCAGCCCGCGTAGCGCCGGCTCGCACATCACGGCATCGCCGATCCAGTTCGGCGCCCGTACCAGAATGCGCGACGGCAATTCGTTACGCACGCACGTCTCCCTGCGGCGGAAGTGTATGGGAGACGCCGTGCAACAGGCGCTGGAGCGCATCCTGCCCGCGCCTCACATCGGCCCGTAGCCGCAAGGCCCACCAGGAATCGTCAGGCCTCAACAAGGGCGCGAGCTTCCCGGCATCCTTTTCGGTCGTGAGCACAATCTCGACATTCGATCGTGAGACCTGAGCACGCATCCGATCGACATCCTCGCTCCGATAGACGTAATGATCCGCGAACGCCGTTTCACCATAGACCTGGAGCCCATTCTCCATGGCCAACCGGCGGAAGGACTCGCTGTTGCCGATCCCGCTGACCAGCCAGGCCTTCTTTCCCACACACCAGTCTACACCTCGCCGCTCGCCGGTCGTGACCGACACCACATCGTCGGACCTGAAGACCACCTCTGCCTGCACGGGATGTCCTGTCATGACGGCCTGCAATCGGGCACGCACGGCGGCGACATCTCGCTCAGAATCCGCACGGGTAATGACGACCGCATCCGCACGGCGGAGCCCGGCCAACGGCTCACGAAGACGTCCAGCCGGCAACAGACCATCCAATCCCGTTGCATCCATTGCATCAATCAATACCACGTCAAGGTCGCGGTACAGCGCGCGATGCTGAAAGGCATCGTCGAGCACGATCCAGTCCACCGGCCATCGATCGAGCAGCCATCGTCCGACTGTAGCGCGATCCGCTCCGACTGCAACAATGGCCTTGGGACAGCGGTTCGCAATGAGATAGGGCTCATCGCCGGCCTCTGCCGGACCGACCAGGACCCGCTCCCCGTCTGAGACCAGCACCTGCGCCGCCGTCGATGTCCGCTTATAGCCACGGCTGAGCACCGCGACCCGCTGCCCCTGCGCCTGCAACCACTCCGTCAATAGAATCACCATCGGAGTTTTTCCCGTTCCACCGACGGTCAGATTTCCGACACT
Above is a window of Nitrospira lenta DNA encoding:
- a CDS encoding glycosyltransferase family 2 protein — protein: MNENRCAPVLSVIIPVLHLNRPVNAKRFFMPKYTIREVLHDLRKHVTMSVEVIVICNGNDPELIEFVRTHESIDKYCLNSVNAGVARSWNMGAQMAEGAALCFLNDDVAVGAGALEALYDALMSAPEIGQVGPTGARWKGAEHDRFVGEDRAEDADAIAGYCFMVREDLYRRLGGFDVAYSPAGFEEIDLSFAIRRAGFRCVVVPKLALHHYHHHGVSAYRSEIRYLSQVIDTVTLHERNKAYFKAKWGIVDVA
- a CDS encoding glycosyltransferase family 4 protein, producing MISRRLLEVGERLGYDIRLSAVRPRRRSLHHSPHLSLFIDVFNHAHSVKSLGAWRAFGMAFLEEAMARAPFVHLTNAYADVCNLPYLPCSGDRPDGCPVKPGLNVVRQFMMRDWTHECFVQQSIVRRLYEQSVLNVYLSPLHRRITESLLGSHRLPPSYILKPMIDTSRFVNEGRVRDIEYLFVGVVGEAKGLAAMRERYGHTDIHLIGRCAPGVKPDFGRHLGHVSYDEVPCYMNRARNFVFLPRWPEPQGRVVAEAALCGCRIIGNENVGALSFDMDLADPESYRDVEDAFWVRLEELAQ
- a CDS encoding UpxY family transcription antiterminator is translated as MCETSSQSQWYALRTKSRHEKLVRDQLEKQGIEPLLPTVKRLSQWKDRKKEIEVPLFSGYCFVKFSQQDRLPVQKISGVVEVVGSGHRPEQIPDEEIEALKTLMTSVLPYDPHPYLHEGMMVEVVRGPLRGVHGLLLRKEKRHRLVIGVRLIQQAAAVEIDVDDIGPV
- a CDS encoding winged helix-turn-helix transcriptional regulator, producing MNLQGQRDLILLTELERDGAITQRSLAIKLGVALGLTNLYVKRLARKGYVKVTTIPSHRIRYLLTPQGFAEKSRLTYLYMQYSLSHYRDMRARLRDVLSRVTVVGGRRIVIFGTSEFAEMAYLSLREMDLELVGFVSDGTVETFLSYPVSHPRVLQEWAFDAVVLADLDRSRELGEMLVQYQVPNGKVLALGPTA
- a CDS encoding glycosyltransferase family 9 protein is translated as MNVLIVRPDGIGDLVLSLPVATQLRQLIPGVRIGVLANPVAAPILEHHPDIDYVRTVSLQAAIPDMMQAFSGGIDAVIFLKPFRRLMWAAWRAGVPLRVATGFRWQSVLSNRWVYEHRSSFQKHESDYNVEMLKGLRLTPLSVVAPVLRLTDAERAGGERHWSGTVMPRVVIHPGGVSARHWRPVHYRDLAQMLAQQGYAVVLTGSPVERDQFQREALDGAVLHPGISNLMGQLTVRELMAVIGAAHVVVSGATGPAHLAAALSVPTVSLFDPRRNNLPTRWKPLGRGVLLRPDVPTCEKCIGEACPYWDCLDRFTVADVAARLGAVVRSVQPLTIHHV
- a CDS encoding glycosyltransferase family 9 protein; the encoded protein is MAEPRRILLIKPSSLGDIVHTMPVVAAFKQRWPSAHLTWLVKRQWAEVVQRIEGVDAVWPVDPTLASWVGQALALRAQRFDLVVDLQGLLRSALVARITGCTQRVGFANGREGSPWWYTHRVAVSTSEMHAVERYLLIAAELGVPVKDAPQFRFRLLSQDVTTLRELFRRKGIDLDAPWVAMNVSARWPTKRWPAASFAAVATQLAARGIGPLVVIGGPDERETSGQVQSLAACPVIDLTGETPIGLLPALLSKACALITNDSGPMHVAAAVGRPVVSIFGPTSAVRTGPYGAGHTVLTHDVPCRPCFSRVCRHAVPMECLESITPEQVVAAVVSQQSCRAVSR
- the waaF gene encoding lipopolysaccharide heptosyltransferase II, with amino-acid sequence MRNELPSRILVRAPNWIGDAVMCEPALRGLRALFPKAEITLLAKPAIAELFIAYPGIDRRLVYDDRGIHAGLSGKWTLAGLLRRQRFDLAVLFQNAFEAALIAWLAGIRRRYGYGTDGRAFLLTDPVARPDRATLVHQVHYYWDLLKPLGVTGAPTVPALTVSADEIRAMDERLTESGVGREDLIVGVNPGSTYGSAKRWLPERYAEAALRVCRQIEQGQRRPVSVVILGAKGEEALGQSVADRLTVRSAVLSGRTNIRELMAATKRCTILLTNDTGPMHMAAAFAVPVVAVFGPTDWKTTAPYGQEASIVRQPVDCAPCLLRECPIDHRCMTGVTVDMVTQAAAGQLAQTIQPAAAATPAPTVTSFSPLQGVTVFLDRDGTLNPDPGYIGSPDRFELFPGVGAALARLTHAGARLVVVTNQSGVGRGLFSAADLDAIHAKLRRLLHDAGASLDAIYVCPHHPDERCRCRKPETGMIDRAVRELGIDLSRSYLIGDHAKDMELAKRVGAKRVWVTTSAHGALAKTESGEAAAVVAPSLDEAVTWILADAGAQEQKLPVGEGTS
- the lpxK gene encoding tetraacyldisaccharide 4'-kinase; this encodes MALLRPGDPVRSWLSGAAFLYGLAVRPRMWAYDCGWKKPIRLPCRVVSVGNLTVGGTGKTPMVILLTEWLQAQGQRVAVLSRGYKRTSTAAQVLVSDGERVLVGPAEAGDEPYLIANRCPKAIVAVGADRATVGRWLLDRWPVDWIVLDDAFQHRALYRDLDVVLIDAMDATGLDGLLPAGRLREPLAGLRRADAVVITRADSERDVAAVRARLQAVMTGHPVQAEVVFRSDDVVSVTTGERRGVDWCVGKKAWLVSGIGNSESFRRLAMENGLQVYGETAFADHYVYRSEDVDRMRAQVSRSNVEIVLTTEKDAGKLAPLLRPDDSWWALRLRADVRRGQDALQRLLHGVSHTLPPQGDVRA